AGAGGGACAAACCGTGGTTTTCTCCGCGAAAAGTGTGCGTACGTTGCTTACGCTCCGACGGAGTTGGCGATCCATGGCCCATCTTCTACGAGCGTTGCTCACCCGGTCTGACGTCCGGCTGCTCGTTCGTATAGGCTGGCTTGGCAGTGTGGAAGTGCTTCCCAATCCGTCCTGCTTGGTTCGGAGGCTGCTTCCGCGTCAGTGAGGACGGTTGCGATCAAATCACGTGTCTTAAAGCCGATAGGAGTCCGAGATGTCGAGGATGATCCTATTGACCGGAGCCACGGGCTACGTCGGGGGGCGTCTGCTGTCGCTACTGCAACAGAGGGGCGAACATGTGAGGTGCCTAACCCGACGGCCCGAAGCTCTGCGCGAACGTGTCGACGGCGCCACCGAGATTGTGCAGGGAGACGTCTTCGATGTGCACTCCCTGCAAGCCGCCTTCGAGGGAGTTGAGACCGCCTATTACTTCGTGCACTCGATGGGCGACAACCGCGACTTTGAAGCGCAGGATCGGATCGCGGCGGAAAATTTCGCGTTAGCGGCCACCCGCGCTGGCGTTCGTCGCCTGGTCTACTTGGGAGGACTTGGCAACCCCGATGACAAGCTCTCTAAGCACCTCCGCAGTCGTCAAGAGACTGGGGATGTTTTGCGTGCCCATCATTCGCAGGTGATCGAATTTCGCGCGTCGATCGTGATTGGTTCAGGCAGCCTGTCGTTCGAGATGATCCGAGCGCTGGTCGAGCGGCTGCCCATTATGGTCTGCCCGCGGTGGGTTCAGGTGAAGGCGCAACCCATCGCCGTGGAAGACCTGTTGGCTTACTTGATTGCCGCATTGGAACTTCCGGCCTCCGCGTCACAGGTCTACGAGCTTGGCGGTCCCGACCAGGTTTCGTATGGACAGATCATGCAGGAGTACGCGCGACAACGCGGGTTGACGAGGTGGATGATTCCCGTGCCTCTATTGACGCCGTATCTGTCTAGCCTGTGGTTAGGGCTCGTGACCCCGCTGTACGCCCGAGTCGGCAGGAAGCTTGTGGCAAGTCTGCGGAATCCGACACTCGTCTCCAGCAACCTCGCAGAATCTATTTTCTCCGTGCGTCCCCGCTCCGTCCGCGAAGCCATTGCCCGGGCTCTGGTGAACGAAGATCGGGAATTTGCCGAGACCCTCTGGTCGGACTCGCTTTCATCGGCCGGTAAGCCGCAAAGTTGGGGGGGCGACCGTTTCGGTTCGCGGCTCGTGGATTCGCGAACCATCGCAGTGAATGTTTCACCAGAGCAGGCGTTCGTGCCCATTCGGCGCATTGGTGGGCGTGCCGGCTGGTACTACGGGAACTGGCTGTGGTCGCTGCGCGGTTTTCTCGACTTGCTGATCGGCGGAGTGGGTGTGCGCCGCGGGCGTCGCGATCCCGACAAACTGCAGGTGGGCGAACCGCTCGATTTCTGGCGTGTTGAGGTCATTGAGCCCAATCGACGACTGCGCCTAAAGGCCGAAATGAAATTGCCGGGACGCGCCTGGCTCGAATTCGAAGTCAGTCCATGCGCACGAGGAAGTACGATTCGCCAGACGGCGATTTTCGATCCGCGAGGACTGGCCGGACTCGTCTATTGGTACGGAATCTATCCCCTGCATCAATTCGTGTTCGCCGGCATGCTGCGAAATCTGGCGCGCGCCGCGGAGAGTACCACTCGAATTGCGGCAGCGCCGAGCGATGACGAGACAAAGGCGCCCACCTCAGACGCACGCCCTTCGGGAGCTGCACTTTGATCGACAGCAGGGATGAGAACGCATGGACCTAACAGTGGTCTTTTTACAGTGGACAACTTGGCGACGGCTTCCGCCCGAACAGAATATGGTCATCAGGCGATGCTGTGGGAATTCCCGCGTAACGCAACATTCAGCGGAAGAGGATGCGAGTGACTGGGAGGGGGAATGAGTATCGCTACTGAAACAAAAGGACCGTCACTCTGGGCGAGTCGTTGGCTCTGGGCCGCGGGCACCTACAACCTGGCTTGGGGAGCACTTGCTATCGCCCGGCCCCACCTGCTGTTCGACCTGACCGGCGCGGAACGGATCAATTATCCTGAAATCTGGCAATGCGTGGGGATGATCGTCGGAGTTTACGGAATCGGATACCTCATCGCGGCAAGCGACCCGCGAACTCATTGGCCGATCGTACTGGTCGGACTGCTTGGCAAAGTCCTCGGTCCGATCGGATTCCTGGTAGCGCTGCTTCGAGGAACGTTTCCACCTTCCTTCGGATTAACGATCCTGACGAACGACCTAGTGTGGTGGATTCCGTTCGCCATGATTCTGTGGGATGCGGCCAAACACCGGGGCAGTGATCGTCTCACAGCGCCGGCGATGTGCTCACACTATGTCAAGGAAAGCAGAATTAACGCTTCGCCGGAAGTTGTTTTTGGATTTCACGAAAGCCAGGACGCCTTGCAGCAACTCATCCCGCCTTGGGAGAACATGAAACCAGCTGAATCCGCCGCATCCCTTCAGGTTGGTAGTCGGGTCGTATTGCACGGCCGAATCGGACCCTTACCGATTCGCTGGGTCGCGATTCACACCGAATACGATCCGCCGCGCCTGTTCGCGGATCGCCAGGAATCAGGCCCTTTCGCTTTTTGGTATCATCGCCATCGGTTCCTCGGGGATGAACAGGGAGGAACCATGATGCGGGACGAGGTCGATTATGCGGTTCCGCTTGGAGTAGTCGGGCGGTGGCTCGGCGGCTGGTTGGTCCGGCGTAAGCTGGAGGCCATGTTCGGCTATCGGCATGAGACGACGCGGAGGTTGATCGAGTCCGGGGAATGGACGAGCACATCGCAAGCGAGCGACACGCCTTCAGCGAGAGCCGTGTAAAGGGATTTTGCATGAATAACCCGCTGATCAGACTCTTGTTTCTGGCCCACCTGGGATCATCTCTGTACATGGTCGGGCTCATTTGGTTCGTACAGGTCGTGCACTACCCGTTGTTTGCCAGCGTCGGCAGCGCCGAATTCGCCGCCTATGAACAGCGCCATACCGTGAACATCACCTGGGTGGTCGCGCCTGTCATGCTGATCGAAGCTGCAACCGCCGTGCTTCTTTTTTGGGTCCACCCAACGGCCGTCCCCAGCTTTTTCTTGTGGACTGGATTGGCACTGTTAGGAGTCATCTGGTTGTCGACGGCCTTTGCGCAGGTCCCCTGTCACGACGTACTATCTCGGGGCTTTGACTCGCTTGTTCATCAGCGACTCGTCTCGACCAACTGGTTGCGCACCTCAGCCTGGAGCTTGCGGGGGGGCTTGGTG
The Planctomycetia bacterium DNA segment above includes these coding regions:
- a CDS encoding SDR family oxidoreductase: MSRMILLTGATGYVGGRLLSLLQQRGEHVRCLTRRPEALRERVDGATEIVQGDVFDVHSLQAAFEGVETAYYFVHSMGDNRDFEAQDRIAAENFALAATRAGVRRLVYLGGLGNPDDKLSKHLRSRQETGDVLRAHHSQVIEFRASIVIGSGSLSFEMIRALVERLPIMVCPRWVQVKAQPIAVEDLLAYLIAALELPASASQVYELGGPDQVSYGQIMQEYARQRGLTRWMIPVPLLTPYLSSLWLGLVTPLYARVGRKLVASLRNPTLVSSNLAESIFSVRPRSVREAIARALVNEDREFAETLWSDSLSSAGKPQSWGGDRFGSRLVDSRTIAVNVSPEQAFVPIRRIGGRAGWYYGNWLWSLRGFLDLLIGGVGVRRGRRDPDKLQVGEPLDFWRVEVIEPNRRLRLKAEMKLPGRAWLEFEVSPCARGSTIRQTAIFDPRGLAGLVYWYGIYPLHQFVFAGMLRNLARAAESTTRIAAAPSDDETKAPTSDARPSGAAL
- a CDS encoding SRPBCC family protein; this encodes MSIATETKGPSLWASRWLWAAGTYNLAWGALAIARPHLLFDLTGAERINYPEIWQCVGMIVGVYGIGYLIAASDPRTHWPIVLVGLLGKVLGPIGFLVALLRGTFPPSFGLTILTNDLVWWIPFAMILWDAAKHRGSDRLTAPAMCSHYVKESRINASPEVVFGFHESQDALQQLIPPWENMKPAESAASLQVGSRVVLHGRIGPLPIRWVAIHTEYDPPRLFADRQESGPFAFWYHRHRFLGDEQGGTMMRDEVDYAVPLGVVGRWLGGWLVRRKLEAMFGYRHETTRRLIESGEWTSTSQASDTPSARAV